The following are encoded together in the Dyella terrae genome:
- a CDS encoding oxygenase MpaB family protein — protein MTSPWNLLTRPAREPIRRWVLSAFPRGGGGHVDYDHPVGDPGLFGPDSATWRVHSDFPGMLAGGLAALMLQTLHPLALAGVWDHSNFREDLIGRLRRTTSFVSGTSYAPLDQAQMLIERVKQIHAQVKGVGEDGRPYAADDPDLLTWVHVTEAYSFLQGYRRYSHINLPAGAADRYYDEVRRIAEALGARDVPASEAEITTYFRRMRPELRFTERSREVLAVLYRVRLPVPVAGLSRDVFLQAGAALLPPWADALLERTPLQRAQSRLAARALWSVAPVFRMALPDGIASRACARVGVAGDTLHRWR, from the coding sequence ATGACTTCACCGTGGAACCTACTTACCCGCCCTGCCCGTGAACCCATCCGACGTTGGGTGCTCAGCGCGTTTCCACGCGGCGGTGGCGGGCACGTCGACTATGATCATCCGGTCGGTGATCCAGGCCTGTTTGGCCCAGACAGCGCCACTTGGCGCGTGCACAGCGACTTCCCGGGCATGCTTGCAGGCGGCCTTGCGGCATTGATGCTGCAGACCTTGCACCCGCTCGCACTCGCGGGCGTGTGGGATCACTCCAATTTTCGCGAGGACCTGATCGGCCGCCTGCGTCGCACTACGTCCTTCGTCAGCGGCACCAGCTACGCGCCGCTCGACCAAGCGCAGATGCTGATCGAGCGGGTGAAGCAGATTCATGCGCAGGTGAAGGGCGTGGGCGAAGATGGACGGCCATACGCCGCCGACGATCCGGACCTCCTCACCTGGGTGCATGTCACCGAGGCCTACAGCTTTTTGCAGGGCTATCGTCGTTATAGCCACATCAATCTTCCTGCCGGTGCAGCGGATCGCTATTACGACGAGGTGCGACGCATTGCCGAGGCGCTGGGCGCGCGCGACGTACCGGCATCCGAAGCGGAGATCACTACCTACTTCCGACGCATGCGCCCCGAATTGCGTTTTACCGAACGCTCGCGCGAGGTGCTGGCGGTGTTGTATCGCGTGCGGCTCCCCGTGCCGGTGGCGGGCTTGTCGCGCGACGTTTTTCTGCAAGCGGGCGCCGCCTTATTGCCCCCGTGGGCGGATGCTTTATTGGAGCGCACACCACTGCAACGTGCACAGTCGCGACTGGCGGCACGGGCGCTATGGTCAGTCGCCCCGGTGTTTCGCATGGCGCTGCCCGACGGCATCGCCAGCCGCGCATGCGCGCGTGTCGGTGTCGCAGGCGACACGCTTCATCGTTGGCGTTAA
- a CDS encoding 3-deoxy-7-phosphoheptulonate synthase, translating into MNPSTDDLRIRAITPLSTPAEVMRDCAASVHAAHTVSASRQALHRILTGEDDRLAVVIGPCSIHDTRAALEYAERLVAQRSQYAGELEIVMRVYFEKPRTTVGWKGLINDPDLDGSFRIDKGLRLARGLLRDINELGVPAGCEFLDMITPQYIADLVAWGAIGARTTESQVHRELASGLSCPVGFKNGTDGNVKIAVDAVSAASQPHHFMAVTKGGQTAVATTTGNEDCHVILRGGKTPNYDAPSVDAACLAIAKSGQAARVMIDASHANSNKQPENQPLVIDDIAAQLSAGEQRIVGVMVESHLLGGRQDLVEGQPLRYGQSITDGCIDWDASVQVLDRLAQAVRARRIARQAAQRTARLASGC; encoded by the coding sequence GTGAACCCTTCTACCGACGATTTACGCATCCGCGCCATCACACCGCTCAGCACCCCGGCTGAGGTGATGCGCGATTGCGCTGCAAGCGTGCACGCCGCGCATACCGTGAGCGCCTCGCGACAGGCCCTGCATCGCATCCTGACGGGCGAGGACGACCGCCTCGCCGTGGTGATCGGCCCGTGCTCGATCCACGACACCCGTGCCGCGCTGGAGTACGCGGAGCGGCTGGTGGCGCAGCGCAGTCAGTATGCGGGGGAGCTTGAGATCGTGATGCGTGTGTACTTCGAAAAACCGCGCACAACGGTGGGTTGGAAGGGGCTCATCAACGATCCCGACCTCGACGGCAGCTTCCGTATCGACAAGGGGCTGCGGCTGGCGCGTGGCTTGCTGCGCGACATCAACGAACTGGGCGTGCCGGCGGGCTGCGAGTTCCTGGACATGATCACGCCGCAGTACATCGCCGATCTCGTGGCCTGGGGCGCCATCGGCGCGCGCACCACCGAGAGTCAGGTACATCGCGAATTGGCGTCCGGTCTTTCGTGCCCGGTGGGTTTCAAGAACGGTACCGATGGCAACGTGAAGATCGCCGTGGATGCGGTCAGTGCGGCATCGCAGCCGCATCATTTCATGGCCGTCACCAAGGGCGGCCAGACGGCCGTCGCCACGACCACGGGCAATGAGGACTGCCACGTGATTCTGCGTGGCGGAAAAACGCCGAACTACGATGCGCCCAGTGTGGATGCAGCATGCCTTGCCATCGCCAAGAGCGGGCAGGCGGCGCGCGTGATGATCGACGCCAGCCACGCGAACAGCAACAAGCAACCGGAAAACCAACCGTTGGTGATCGACGATATTGCCGCGCAGCTGTCGGCGGGCGAGCAGCGTATCGTTGGCGTGATGGTGGAAAGCCACCTCCTTGGCGGTCGGCAGGATCTGGTGGAAGGACAACCGCTGCGCTATGGCCAGAGCATCACGGACGGCTGCATCGACTGGGACGCCTCGGTGCAGGTGCTCGATCGTCTCGCCCAGGCGGTGCGCGCACGCCGCATCGCGCGGCAGGCGGCACAGCGAACGGCGCGCCTGGCCTCCGGCTGCTGA
- a CDS encoding intradiol ring-cleavage dioxygenase: MKITWNRRHFLQMCLGGVAALPFSRVARALPDGRPACRLSAEQTEGPYYLDRALLRQDITEGKPGLPLTLRFEVLDSRTCRPLSDTALEIWHCDAQGLYSGFTHMSPGGPGMGLPPGGAHGTPPPGPPPGGMPPGLAGGPRGAPPKSVPSDQLTFLRGVQIADARGAVTFHTIFPGYYAGRCNHIHLKLHAGGKMQDGHYRGGTVVHTGQLFFPEASSLDAMAGEAYQRHGLERTTLPEDNVYTNQHGSDSIAQMSLEGNLQVATLTLAVDPSATSRESMH, from the coding sequence GTGAAAATCACCTGGAATCGACGTCATTTTCTGCAGATGTGCCTTGGCGGCGTCGCCGCCCTGCCCTTCTCTCGCGTGGCACGCGCCTTACCGGATGGACGTCCGGCCTGCCGCCTGAGCGCGGAACAGACGGAAGGCCCCTATTACCTCGATCGCGCCCTGCTGCGACAGGACATCACGGAAGGCAAACCCGGCCTGCCGCTCACACTGCGCTTTGAGGTACTGGACAGCCGCACCTGCCGCCCATTGAGCGACACCGCACTGGAAATCTGGCACTGCGATGCGCAGGGCCTCTACTCCGGCTTCACCCACATGTCGCCCGGCGGTCCCGGCATGGGCCTACCGCCCGGAGGTGCACACGGCACGCCTCCCCCGGGTCCGCCGCCGGGCGGCATGCCACCGGGCTTGGCCGGCGGTCCACGTGGCGCGCCGCCGAAGAGCGTGCCCTCGGACCAGCTCACCTTCCTGCGCGGCGTGCAGATCGCTGATGCGCGAGGCGCGGTCACGTTCCACACCATCTTCCCCGGCTACTACGCAGGCCGCTGCAATCACATCCACCTCAAGCTTCACGCAGGCGGAAAGATGCAGGACGGCCACTATCGCGGCGGCACGGTGGTGCACACGGGGCAGCTGTTCTTTCCCGAAGCGTCATCGCTCGACGCCATGGCCGGCGAGGCCTATCAGCGGCACGGCCTTGAGCGCACTACGCTGCCGGAAGACAACGTCTACACGAATCAGCATGGCAGCGATTCCATCGCGCAGATGTCCCTCGAGGGAAACCTGCAGGTGGCGACGTTGACGCTCGCCGTCGATCCCAGCGCCACCAGCCGTGAAAGCATGCACTGA
- a CDS encoding GNAT family N-acetyltransferase, producing MTGAAMAQLFIERVGAREDDTRERFVDAMTIVQSSNYASRLIVALSTLDTGQPSFVAQAMASNVVALPELAESSMHEMRTWKADIFTRGSLPFDLLSAPCFIRVHFMFADINHNPRAHRFETKVDGVPCVLDYTLEDGVMTITHTIVPSAVGGRGIASNLVRTALDTAREEHWKVDPACSYSEIWMTRHPEYQDLHV from the coding sequence ATGACGGGCGCCGCGATGGCGCAACTCTTCATCGAACGCGTTGGCGCGCGCGAGGATGACACGCGTGAACGATTCGTTGACGCGATGACTATTGTTCAGTCTTCCAATTACGCATCAAGGTTGATCGTCGCCTTGAGCACGTTGGATACCGGACAACCTTCCTTCGTCGCACAGGCGATGGCATCGAACGTGGTCGCATTGCCAGAGCTTGCCGAAAGTTCCATGCACGAAATGCGAACGTGGAAGGCCGACATCTTCACGCGTGGTTCGCTGCCATTTGATTTACTCTCCGCGCCTTGCTTCATCAGGGTGCATTTCATGTTTGCCGATATCAACCACAACCCCAGGGCGCATCGTTTCGAAACCAAGGTGGATGGTGTGCCTTGCGTGCTGGACTACACGCTCGAAGATGGCGTGATGACCATCACCCACACCATTGTGCCGTCTGCTGTCGGTGGCCGCGGCATTGCCTCCAACCTTGTTCGCACGGCGTTGGACACGGCCCGCGAAGAGCATTGGAAAGTGGACCCGGCCTGCTCGTATTCCGAGATATGGATGACCCGCCATCCGGAGTACCAGGATCTGCACGTCTGA
- a CDS encoding DUF1345 domain-containing protein: protein MSVTPGETRPRARGFGPFRILRARPRLMISGAVALLTGVSLWHWAELKPAKALLLGFDLGVAVYLIALAILFCRTTSVELMQGQARRQDTGRWGVLWTAMLLTGFVSLALTTEMGAAKGGDAKALTIAAVSIVLSWLFLNVMFGMHYAHGYYGDFGKKHEGLEFPGTHEPDYWDFMYFAIVIGMTFQVSDVQISSRYLRRVALLHSVIAFFFNVFIIAISVNIAAGLAG from the coding sequence ATGAGCGTTACGCCCGGTGAAACCCGTCCACGGGCGCGCGGCTTCGGCCCGTTCCGGATATTGCGTGCGCGCCCGCGCTTGATGATTTCCGGGGCTGTAGCGTTGTTGACCGGTGTGTCGCTCTGGCATTGGGCAGAACTGAAACCAGCAAAGGCGCTGTTGCTCGGGTTCGACCTTGGCGTGGCGGTCTATCTGATCGCGCTTGCCATCCTGTTCTGTCGTACGACATCGGTGGAACTGATGCAGGGACAGGCGCGCAGGCAGGACACGGGCCGTTGGGGCGTGCTGTGGACGGCGATGCTACTGACCGGTTTTGTATCGCTTGCGCTCACCACCGAAATGGGAGCGGCCAAGGGTGGTGATGCCAAGGCGCTGACGATCGCCGCCGTGAGTATCGTGCTGTCGTGGCTGTTTCTGAATGTGATGTTCGGTATGCACTATGCGCATGGTTATTACGGTGACTTCGGCAAGAAGCACGAAGGGCTGGAATTTCCGGGAACGCATGAGCCGGACTACTGGGACTTCATGTACTTCGCGATCGTGATCGGCATGACTTTTCAGGTTTCTGATGTGCAGATCAGCAGTCGTTATTTGCGGCGCGTTGCGCTGTTGCATAGTGTGATCGCGTTTTTCTTTAACGTGTTTATTATTGCGATCAGTGTGAATATTGCGGCGGGGTTGGCGGGGTGA
- a CDS encoding YajQ family cyclic di-GMP-binding protein — MPSFDVISEVDKHELTNAIDQANRELASRFDFKGTDAKFELDKFEITQSAPSEFQLEQMLDILRGRLISRKIDIRALDVGDAETNLGGSRQKVTVKQGIEQPIAKKLVASLKEAKIKVEAQINGDKLRVTGKKRDDLQLAMAVLRKADVELPLQFDNFRD, encoded by the coding sequence ATGCCTTCCTTTGACGTCATTTCCGAAGTCGACAAGCACGAACTGACCAACGCCATCGACCAGGCCAACCGCGAACTGGCCAGCCGCTTCGACTTCAAGGGCACCGATGCGAAGTTCGAGCTGGACAAGTTCGAGATCACCCAGTCCGCGCCCAGCGAATTCCAGTTGGAACAGATGCTGGACATCCTGCGTGGCCGCCTCATCTCGCGAAAAATCGACATCCGCGCACTTGATGTGGGTGACGCCGAAACCAACCTGGGTGGCTCGCGTCAGAAGGTCACCGTAAAGCAGGGCATCGAACAGCCCATCGCCAAGAAGCTGGTGGCTTCGCTGAAGGAAGCCAAGATCAAGGTCGAGGCGCAGATCAACGGTGACAAGCTGCGCGTGACCGGCAAGAAGCGCGATGACTTGCAGTTGGCGATGGCGGTGCTGCGCAAGGCTGACGTGGAGTTGCCGTTGCAGTTTGATAATTTCCGCGATTGA
- a CDS encoding NAD(P)/FAD-dependent oxidoreductase, with protein MKVDVLIIGAGAAGLMCAIVAGQRGRSVLVVDHANKVGKKILMSGGGRCNFTNTGVTPACYLSANPHFAKSALARYTPWDFIAMVEKHRIAYHEKELGQLFCDESSKLIVRMLLDECAQAGVRIETSCGVQRVRKTDEGFSVITAHGEVHAQSLVVATGGLSIPTMGATGFGYELARQFGHAVLPTRAGLVPLTLSGKHQERYHDLSGVALPMVEARVGKHSFRAGMLFTHRGVSGPAILQISSYWQPGDDLRIDLSPALDLGEWLQEQRNVRPAAELKNVLGDALPRRLAQRLCELWFESKPMRQYREAELKNIGEQLHDWPVVASGTEGYRTAEVTLGGVDTDGLSSSTMQSKLVPGLYFVGEVVDVTGWLGGYNFQWAWASGHAAGEVV; from the coding sequence ATGAAAGTGGATGTACTCATCATCGGTGCCGGCGCAGCCGGGCTGATGTGCGCCATCGTGGCCGGGCAGCGCGGGCGTAGCGTGCTGGTGGTCGATCATGCCAACAAGGTCGGCAAGAAGATCCTGATGTCGGGTGGCGGGCGCTGCAATTTCACCAACACGGGTGTGACGCCAGCGTGCTATCTCTCTGCCAATCCGCATTTCGCCAAGTCGGCGTTGGCCCGCTATACACCGTGGGATTTCATTGCGATGGTGGAGAAGCACCGCATCGCATACCACGAGAAGGAACTTGGTCAGCTGTTCTGCGATGAGTCGTCGAAACTGATCGTGCGCATGTTGCTGGACGAGTGCGCGCAGGCCGGTGTGCGCATCGAAACCAGTTGTGGCGTGCAGCGCGTGCGCAAGACGGACGAAGGATTCAGCGTCATCACCGCGCACGGCGAGGTACATGCGCAATCGCTAGTGGTCGCCACGGGCGGCTTGTCGATTCCCACCATGGGCGCCACCGGATTCGGTTACGAATTGGCGCGTCAGTTCGGCCATGCGGTGTTGCCTACGCGTGCAGGTCTGGTGCCGCTGACGCTAAGTGGCAAACACCAGGAGCGCTATCACGACTTGTCAGGTGTTGCCTTGCCCATGGTGGAGGCGCGTGTGGGTAAGCATTCCTTCCGCGCCGGGATGTTGTTCACGCATCGGGGTGTCAGTGGGCCTGCCATTCTGCAGATTTCTTCGTACTGGCAGCCGGGTGACGACTTGCGTATCGATCTGTCGCCCGCACTTGATCTAGGTGAATGGTTGCAGGAACAGCGCAACGTGCGACCGGCAGCAGAGCTGAAGAATGTGCTGGGCGACGCGTTGCCTCGACGGCTCGCGCAGCGTTTGTGCGAGCTCTGGTTCGAAAGCAAGCCGATGCGGCAGTACCGCGAGGCAGAGCTCAAGAACATTGGCGAGCAATTGCACGATTGGCCTGTGGTCGCCAGCGGCACGGAAGGTTACCGCACGGCGGAAGTGACGTTGGGTGGTGTCGATACGGATGGCCTGTCGTCGTCGACCATGCAATCCAAACTCGTGCCCGGCCTTTATTTTGTCGGGGAAGTGGTCGATGTCACCGGCTGGTTGGGCGGTTACAACTTCCAGTGGGCTTGGGCTTCAGGGCATGCGGCGGGTGAAGTTGTGTGA
- a CDS encoding NAD(P)-dependent oxidoreductase, whose protein sequence is MKVGFIGLGSMGSAMASNLIKAGHEVTVWNRSPGPTEPLASLGAKVVKTADRAAQGDVLFSMLANDQAVRSVFFDGGLLDGMDKGTAHVNHATISVALAREMAEAHAAREIDYVAAPVFGRPDVAAAGKLNILAAGKSHVIDRVRPLLEAMGSRIWPLGEAPERANVVKIAGNFMLGAAIESMAEASALTRAHGVSAADFLEVMTSTLFAAPAYQGYGKLIAESRYTPAGFALPLGYKDIGLALAAADATRVPLPLAGLLRDSLLEALSAGDEDVDWSILAQVAARRAHLDERKL, encoded by the coding sequence ATGAAGGTAGGTTTTATCGGTCTCGGATCCATGGGCAGTGCCATGGCGAGCAACTTGATCAAGGCCGGGCACGAGGTGACCGTGTGGAATCGCTCGCCGGGCCCGACCGAGCCGCTCGCATCGCTGGGCGCGAAGGTGGTGAAGACGGCGGATCGCGCAGCGCAGGGTGATGTGCTGTTCAGCATGCTGGCCAATGATCAGGCCGTGCGCAGCGTGTTCTTTGACGGTGGCCTGTTGGATGGCATGGACAAGGGCACCGCACACGTCAACCACGCCACTATTTCGGTGGCGCTGGCTCGTGAGATGGCGGAGGCTCACGCCGCTCGTGAGATCGACTACGTGGCTGCGCCGGTCTTTGGCCGGCCGGATGTGGCCGCCGCGGGCAAGCTGAATATCCTTGCGGCGGGAAAATCGCATGTCATCGATCGCGTGCGCCCGTTGCTGGAAGCGATGGGTAGTCGCATCTGGCCGCTGGGCGAAGCGCCCGAGCGGGCGAACGTGGTGAAGATTGCCGGTAACTTCATGCTTGGCGCGGCCATCGAAAGCATGGCCGAGGCGTCCGCATTGACGCGTGCGCACGGCGTCAGCGCAGCGGATTTTCTGGAAGTGATGACCAGCACCTTGTTTGCTGCGCCGGCTTATCAGGGTTACGGCAAGCTCATCGCGGAGTCGCGTTATACGCCAGCGGGCTTTGCGCTGCCGCTGGGCTACAAGGACATCGGCCTTGCATTGGCTGCTGCGGATGCCACCCGCGTGCCGCTACCGCTGGCGGGTCTGTTACGCGACAGCCTGCTTGAAGCGCTATCAGCGGGTGATGAGGACGTGGACTGGTCGATCCTGGCGCAGGTCGCCGCGCGTCGCGCGCATCTGGACGAGCGGAAGCTCTGA
- a CDS encoding YaiI/YqxD family protein, with product MSTRPQIWVDADACPIPIKEVLFRAAEREQVHVTLVANQWLRTPPSRFVRAIQVPGGFDVADNEIVERVVAGDLVVTQDIPLASAVIAKGALAVHPRGELYTPDTIAQRLSMRNFMDELRGAGVDTGGPAAFHARDKQAFANQLDRWLVQFRQAR from the coding sequence TTGAGCACGCGACCGCAAATATGGGTGGATGCCGACGCCTGCCCCATCCCGATCAAGGAAGTGCTGTTCCGTGCGGCGGAACGCGAGCAGGTCCACGTCACCCTGGTTGCCAACCAATGGCTGCGCACGCCGCCCTCACGCTTCGTGCGTGCCATCCAGGTACCCGGCGGCTTTGACGTGGCGGACAACGAGATCGTCGAGCGCGTCGTCGCCGGCGATCTGGTCGTCACACAAGACATTCCGCTCGCCTCCGCGGTGATCGCCAAGGGCGCGCTCGCCGTGCATCCGCGTGGCGAGCTCTACACGCCCGACACCATCGCGCAGCGGCTCTCCATGCGTAACTTCATGGACGAACTGCGCGGCGCAGGTGTGGATACCGGCGGCCCCGCGGCGTTCCATGCACGCGACAAACAGGCCTTTGCCAACCAGTTGGATCGTTGGCTGGTGCAGTTCCGGCAGGCGCGCTGA
- a CDS encoding PhzF family phenazine biosynthesis protein — protein MSIRYLHLDVFAATPGGGNHLGVVTDATGWSDARMQAFARWTNLVETTFLLPPSQPDASYRVRIFTPHKEIPFAGHPSIGSAHAVLLCGLAQPVDGLLWQECGAGVLPIRVEENGGKQQLLLKSPHSTVEKTGRDAHPLLDAALSGIGLGVLPPAYVSGGRHWWLAECADEASLRQWKPDHDAIGALAKATDSMGLCVFARSSHPDYQLVVRALPAGVGLVEDPASGAANGLIAAYIAHAEPEGPLARGYVVSQGREIGHDASLIARIDGATVWIGGHTNTIIDGSLHWSGRD, from the coding sequence ATGTCGATCCGTTACCTGCATCTGGACGTCTTTGCCGCCACGCCCGGGGGCGGCAACCACCTGGGCGTCGTCACCGACGCCACCGGCTGGAGCGACGCCCGCATGCAAGCCTTCGCCCGTTGGACCAACCTCGTCGAAACCACGTTCCTGCTGCCGCCCAGCCAGCCTGACGCCAGCTATCGCGTGCGTATCTTCACGCCACACAAGGAAATTCCCTTTGCTGGCCACCCGAGCATCGGCAGCGCGCACGCCGTGTTGCTGTGCGGACTGGCCCAGCCCGTGGATGGCCTGCTGTGGCAGGAATGCGGTGCCGGTGTGCTCCCCATTCGTGTGGAAGAAAACGGCGGCAAACAACAGTTACTGTTGAAATCACCCCATTCCACCGTAGAGAAAACCGGACGCGACGCGCATCCGCTGCTGGATGCAGCCCTGTCCGGCATCGGGCTGGGCGTGCTACCGCCCGCCTACGTGTCCGGTGGCCGCCACTGGTGGCTGGCCGAATGTGCAGACGAGGCCTCGCTGCGCCAATGGAAACCCGACCACGACGCCATCGGCGCACTGGCCAAGGCCACCGACAGCATGGGCCTGTGCGTCTTCGCGCGCAGCTCGCACCCGGACTACCAACTGGTGGTGCGTGCGCTGCCCGCTGGCGTCGGCCTGGTGGAAGACCCTGCCTCCGGCGCAGCCAACGGGCTGATCGCCGCCTACATCGCCCATGCCGAGCCTGAGGGTCCGCTGGCCCGCGGCTACGTCGTGAGCCAGGGCCGTGAGATCGGCCACGACGCCAGCCTCATCGCGCGTATCGACGGCGCCACCGTGTGGATCGGCGGCCATACCAACACCATCATCGATGGCTCGCTGCACTGGAGCGGTCGCGATTGA
- a CDS encoding rhomboid family intramembrane serine protease — protein MITLIIIAITAIVSFMAFNNARLMNDLILWPPAITRNREYHRLVTYGVVHADFGHLLFNMITLFFFGRQMEGFFAARLGMMGFALFYILGLVVSILPTYLSNRNNPSYRSLGASGAVSAVLFSFILLAPWSRIVVFVIPMPAIIYAVLYVVYSIYMDRRGQGNVNHSAHLWGAAYGIAFTLLVRPEVLSHFLSELSRPRF, from the coding sequence ATGATCACCCTGATCATCATCGCCATCACCGCCATCGTGTCTTTCATGGCGTTTAACAACGCCCGCCTGATGAACGATCTGATCCTCTGGCCACCGGCGATCACGCGCAATCGCGAGTATCACCGCCTGGTGACCTACGGCGTGGTGCATGCCGATTTCGGCCACCTGTTGTTCAACATGATCACGTTGTTCTTCTTCGGTCGCCAGATGGAAGGGTTTTTCGCCGCGCGGCTGGGCATGATGGGCTTTGCGCTGTTCTACATTTTGGGGCTGGTGGTCTCGATACTGCCGACGTATCTGAGCAACAGGAATAACCCGAGCTACCGCAGCCTGGGTGCATCGGGCGCGGTGTCGGCGGTGCTGTTCTCGTTCATCCTGCTGGCACCGTGGTCACGCATTGTCGTGTTCGTGATTCCGATGCCGGCGATCATTTATGCAGTGCTTTACGTGGTCTATTCGATCTACATGGATCGTCGCGGGCAGGGTAATGTGAATCACAGCGCGCACCTGTGGGGTGCCGCGTACGGCATAGCGTTTACGCTGCTGGTGCGGCCTGAAGTGCTCTCGCATTTCCTCTCCGAACTCTCGCGCCCGAGATTCTGA
- a CDS encoding histone H1-like repetitive region-containing protein: MATTRKPAAKKSSAKKTATRKSTAKKSTTRKRAAATTRGAVRKTAARKSATRKTATRKVATKKKVAVKKTATRKTATRKAATRKTTARKTTARKTATKRAAPRKVAAKKTSARKTVRKSATAKKAVKKTARKAVAKRAAPRKAATKKATAKTVRATGRSRATPVSAKTRPRRPARKHISPQEAVAQIQALLEAKQERVRQGPTWPGADEHPAESNGNKGTGAGNVGVSSEAVYGHIRQPPEHSGNN; the protein is encoded by the coding sequence ATGGCAACGACGCGCAAGCCGGCCGCGAAGAAATCCTCGGCCAAGAAAACAGCAACCCGCAAATCCACTGCCAAGAAAAGCACCACCCGCAAGCGCGCAGCCGCCACGACTCGCGGCGCCGTTCGCAAAACCGCTGCACGCAAATCGGCCACCCGCAAGACCGCCACCCGCAAAGTAGCCACCAAGAAAAAAGTAGCCGTCAAGAAAACCGCCACACGCAAGACGGCGACGCGTAAGGCCGCTACCCGGAAAACGACAGCGCGCAAGACCACGGCCCGCAAGACAGCCACGAAGCGCGCAGCGCCCCGTAAGGTAGCGGCCAAGAAGACGTCCGCCAGAAAGACTGTGCGCAAGTCCGCGACGGCGAAGAAGGCGGTCAAGAAGACCGCCCGAAAGGCGGTGGCCAAACGCGCTGCGCCTCGCAAGGCGGCAACCAAGAAAGCGACGGCAAAGACGGTGCGCGCGACGGGTCGGAGCCGCGCAACACCGGTATCCGCCAAGACGCGTCCACGGCGTCCGGCGCGCAAGCACATCTCGCCGCAGGAGGCGGTGGCGCAAATCCAGGCCCTGCTCGAAGCGAAGCAAGAGCGTGTCCGGCAGGGCCCCACGTGGCCGGGCGCGGACGAACATCCCGCCGAAAGCAACGGCAACAAAGGGACAGGTGCAGGGAACGTTGGCGTATCCAGCGAAGCGGTGTACGGACACATCCGCCAACCACCTGAGCACAGCGGCAATAACTGA
- a CDS encoding aminopeptidase produces the protein MGLALSACSTVDYYAHVAKGQGELVVNRRDVSKVLRDPSTDATTRQRLALSQEARRFATDHLGLPDNRSYTSYVKLDRPYVVWNVFAAPRFSVSPVQHCFPFAGCVAYRGYFAKQKAQAEAARLEASGDDVYVGGVPAYSTLGWFSDPILSSMMRWDDDELASTIFHELAHQLIYVKDDSAFNESFASFVQEEGLREWRQSRGLPPQDDHEKTMDDGFTWLVMDLRDRLKTLYASGVGEQAMATGKQQVIDDFRVRYVQWRDLDWPNDHRYDAWVNGPINNARLLPFGIYDRWTPVFLALFRHAEGQWPAFYASVRQFARQPYAQRQKSLQQWLDSTSRPTAAPP, from the coding sequence ATGGGCCTGGCGCTTTCTGCTTGCAGCACGGTTGATTACTACGCCCACGTGGCCAAGGGGCAGGGCGAGTTGGTGGTGAATCGCCGCGACGTCAGCAAGGTGCTGCGTGATCCCTCCACCGATGCCACGACCCGGCAGCGCCTGGCGCTGTCGCAGGAGGCACGGCGTTTTGCTACGGATCACCTGGGCTTGCCGGACAACCGCAGCTACACCAGCTATGTGAAGCTGGATCGGCCGTACGTGGTGTGGAATGTCTTCGCCGCGCCCCGGTTCTCAGTGTCGCCGGTGCAGCATTGCTTTCCCTTTGCCGGGTGCGTTGCCTATCGCGGGTACTTCGCCAAGCAGAAGGCCCAGGCCGAAGCGGCGAGGCTGGAGGCCAGTGGCGATGATGTCTACGTCGGCGGCGTGCCGGCCTATTCCACGCTGGGTTGGTTCTCCGACCCCATCCTCAGCAGCATGATGCGTTGGGACGACGACGAGCTGGCCAGCACCATCTTCCACGAGCTAGCGCACCAGCTGATCTACGTGAAGGACGACAGCGCCTTCAATGAATCCTTCGCCAGCTTCGTGCAGGAGGAGGGCCTGCGCGAATGGCGACAGTCGCGCGGCCTGCCGCCGCAGGACGACCACGAAAAGACCATGGACGACGGCTTCACCTGGCTAGTGATGGACCTGCGCGACCGCCTGAAGACGCTCTACGCCAGCGGTGTGGGCGAGCAGGCTATGGCCACTGGCAAGCAACAAGTGATCGATGACTTTCGCGTGCGCTACGTGCAGTGGCGCGATCTCGACTGGCCGAACGACCATCGCTACGACGCCTGGGTTAACGGGCCGATCAACAACGCCCGGTTGTTGCCGTTTGGTATCTATGACCGTTGGACACCTGTGTTCCTGGCCCTGTTCCGCCATGCGGAAGGGCAGTGGCCGGCGTTCTACGCCAGCGTCCGGCAGTTCGCGCGTCAGCCTTATGCCCAGCGGCAGAAGTCGTTGCAGCAATGGCTGGACTCCACCAGCCGCCCTACGGCGGCACCGCCCTGA